The genomic stretch AATTGAAGACTGGAAAGATAAAGAGGTGATTGTGTATTGCCGCAGCGGGAATCGCAGCGGGCAGGCCTGCCTGCTGCTGGAAACCTTTGGTTTTGTGCGGCCGCGCAATCTGGAAGGAGGCATTTTAAGATGGAAAGAAAAATTCGGAGGCTAAGGGCCAACACTTAGCACCGTATCCAGTCTGCCTATTCTTCCTCTGTCGTCCATGCCTTCAATTACTACGTGATAGCGCCGGGTGAAATCATTGTTGTAAAACCGGATTCTGGCCGGCCCGTTAAGGCTGTCTGATAGCAAATCGGGATTCCAGTACAGAGTGATACGTTGATCGGGCAGATCATTATTGGAGTTGGTAACGCCATAGTCAGGCGAATAAAATTGTTTCACCAATGTATAACCCACCTTTTTATCCCGGGCCAGACCGCCGGTTGTGCTGCTACCTCCACCTTTTTTTGTATAGACGGCGATAGCTCCGTTGGCTCCGTTGAATCCACCCATAAATGGCGGCCTAAACACTTTCACCAGGGCAATATCATTGACATTGATACTGCTTAAGGTCTGCGCATCCACGGGCATTTCATCCAGATAAAGTGCCGGCCTTCCTCCCCGCCAGGTAATGACCGGATCGTTGGGATCGCCGGTAATACTAAGTCCGGCCACACGTCCCTGCAGATATTGGAAAATATTCAGGTAGGCAGCATGCTCCTGAGTAAGATCGAAGCTCACAGCATCACCTCCCCGAAACATGCCACTGGTGTATTCTTCATCCAGTTTCTGTGCTGCTGTTTTCTTTTCTCCGGTAATGGTAACAGATTGCAGCAAAATGCTGCGGCTGATCATCATCCGGTTGATGCGATTTCGTTCATTGGCAGCTGTCAGGAACTGAATCAGCTGCTGCTTGTCACGAATCACAGGCGGGTACAAGGGGCTCTCCAGCGGTATTTGTGCCAGATTATCGGTAAATGATCCGCTCAGGTGGATGTTTTCGCTGGAATATTGATCTTTACCGGTTTGCCCTTGAAAAAATACCTGTGCTGTATCGTGAAATTTTAATCCTGTCACCATAAACTCACCCAGATTGTTCACCGGCGCACTGACAAAAAAGGTTTGGGTGTCGGCAGGCACGCGGATAATCATATTCACCGAGCCTCCGTTCATGGCATAAGCCTGTCCTTTAATCACTAGGTTGGCATTTTCTGCCGGGTAACGGATCGTAGGAAACTGGTTTTGCAGGATTTTTTCCCATACAAATCTGCGCCAGCCATGTGTGAGCATCACCAGGTCAAGTGCCTTTAGGGTAGCAGTATCGGTATTGCGGAAATACCACCCCGGATGGTAGATGTAGCCTTTGATATCGGAGTTTAACAAGGTGTACGACAAAATATTGTTTTCGTCCGGAAATGATAGCAGGGCATCTGCATCGGTAATGGAAATGGAAAAATGCCCATTCACGGCATCCGGAGCGCTCAGTTGCCACAGGTTAAGCGAACGGGGATTATTGTGCAGCTCATCTGTAGTGAGCTTTACATGAAGTTCATCGGGTTGTCTGACGAATACCAGGCGTTCAGCCAGAGGTGTGGCGGTTGTGTCAAACACGGTGATGTGCAATACACCTGAAGGCAGCCGATCAGTAGGGATCATGCCGCCGGAAAGCCCTTCATCAAAATTAATATCAGCCATGAATATGGGCACCTCTTCCATTTGCGCCACAATCTTCAGATGGTTGTACCGCTCCTTATGCTGTTCGCTGCGGAGCACATTGAAAAATATCCGTGAAGGCACCGTGTAGGAATTCAGCACATGCAGCACAATGCCTTCGGGCTGGGCCTTGGGCAAATCAAAGGATTGTACGGCACCATTGCTTTGTGTAAAAACGGCCCGGTATAGGCGACCAGGTTGAGGTGTAAGTGTAAAGCTGCCCATTCCGTCATGGACCGAATGAATGGTAGCTACCTGATGTCCCTGATCGTCAATCACCTTGCCATCCACGTTGATAGGTAGCCCGTTTTCATCGACTGCTGCGAAAGCTACTACAGAAGGCAGGCCTACAACCAGATCGCCTCCTTCAGGCAGAAACTTCACGCTGTAATGCAGCTGGGTGGAAGCATGCACGCTGGCAGCCTGTTGTACCAGCGAGTCGGGAATAGACTGCCCCCGCGCCAGGGCCGGGAAAATGCGGATATCTTTATGAAACAAAAAAGCATGATCGAAATTCAGCATCCATGCCGTATAGGCGCGGATACGATATGCTCCCGGCGGTGTTTGTTCGGATAATTCAAAATCACCAGCAGCACCGCCATGTTCAATGGGCAGGATATCGCGTTTCACAATCTCACCTCGGGCGTTGATCAGTTCTACGTAGAGATTGGTGCTTAGTGGAGTGGGTGTTCGGTTTAATGTAACATAAGCCTTGAACCAGATGGTTTCACCTGCTGCATAATAATCCTTGTCTAACTGCACATATACTTTCTCCTGCGGGTATTGCTGGTGAAACTGATGCAGGGCCTGCAAAATGCGCTCGCCCAGGGGATCCTCGGCCACAAAGGATAAAGCTCCCAGCAAAAGGATGACCCATAGACCAAATACCAATCCATTTTTCATGAGGTCAGTAAGTTTAATGTCAGACAGTAGCCGCTTAATATACAAGCCGATAAAATTAAGAGATTTAAAGGGAAAGATAGTGCACTCCGGGCTCATACTCATAATCGAGTGCATGTACAATTTGCTCGAATTGCTCCGGCTCATGTTCAAAATCAGCATCCGATACATCAATCATCAGTGTTGGCAGTGATTGCTGGCGGATGAATTGTACATACATCTCCTGAATTTTAAACAGGTACTCGTCTGCAATATGCTGTTCATAACTGCGGTTCCGTTTCCGGATATTCTGTTGCAGGCGTGCCACGGGAGCATAAAGGAAAATCAGCAAATCTGGCTGGGGAACCTGCGGATGAATGATATCAAACAGGCGATGAAAAAGATGATATTCATCATCAGACAGATTAATGCGGGCAAACAACAGCGATTTTAGCAGGATATAATCACTGATCAGCACATCGGCAAACAAATCGGGTTTGGCAAACATGCTTTTCATCTGCTGGTAGCGTTCAGCCAGAAAAAACAATTCCAGCGGGAAAGCATATTGCTTGGGATTTTCATAAAACTTCGGGAGAAAAGGATTATCTGCAAATTGCTCCAGCATCAATCTGGCCTTCAAACGATCGCCTAGCATCTTTGCCAGGGTAGTTTTCCCTGCACCAATATTGCCTTCAATGGTGATGAAACGATAAATCATAATTGATGATCAAAGCGGGTTGCAAGTTCAGGATAAAGCTGAAAGAAAGCAATAAGCAACGGTCAGGATGCAGAAACCAATGAAGGGTTTTGGGACGGTGTAGGTTGAGGATGTGGCTTCCAGTATTTTACGGCAGATGGATCCGGGCACAGGTTCAATAATTCGGCGATGGATTTATGGTAAACCGGATGGATATAGCCGGGGATGAGTTCAGCCAGAGGTATCAGTACAAATTTCCTGACTGCTATGCGCGGATGGGGCAATATCAGCCGTTCGGAATGGTATACAAGCCTGTCATAAAAAATCAGATCGATATCCATCACCCGGGGCTCCCACATGCGCGTCCGTACCCGACCCAGCTCGGCTTCAATGCCCAATGCCGCATCCAGTACCTGCTCGGGCAGCAAGGTAGTCTGTATCCGCAATGCCTGGTTCAGATAATCAGGCTGCTGATCGCCGCCCCAGCAGGCTGTTTCATAAATGGCCGAAACTTCCACCACTTCACCCATCCGAGTTTGAATGGCTGCCGTGGCCTTTTGCAGATAGGCATATCGGTCGCCCAGATTACCGCCCAACAACAAAATAATATCACTCATGGATAAGCTGCTGATCAAAAGTAAGAATAAACCTTATTTTTGAAACGTTTTTCCATCCTTCTGTTTCCCGGGGAGGGATCTTGTGTATGGCAGATGTATTGGGAAAACATCTCAACACTCATTCGTAAAACACTTAAACCGCATGAAACGTTTTCTGAGCAGTTTTCTGGCTTCCTTACTTGCCCTGATTGTGTTTTTTCTGCTCTGTTTTTTCCTGTTGATGGGCATTGTGAGCGGATTGACCATGACTACCAAAAAAGTTTCGGTTGAGTCAGGTTCCTGGTTGGTCATGGATCTGAGCAAGCCATTGCTGGAGCAGGAATTGCAAAACCCTTTTTTGGCCATTGCAGGCAGTGGGCAAACGACTATCATGGGCTTGCATAATGTGGTAACGGCTATTCACCGGGCAGCACGCGACCAGCGCATTGCAGGGATTTATCTAAAATTGGGAGAAACACCCAACGGGTTTGCTACTTCTGAAGAAATCCGCAATGCGCTGGAGGATTTTAAACACCAAAGCCATAAACCCATATATGCTTACGGAGATATAGCCTCGCAGCAGGCCTATTACATTGCTTCCGTAGCCGACAGTATATTCCTCAATCCACGTGGCATCTTCGAATTCAGAGGTTTTGCCGTACGCCTGGCTTTTCTCAAAGGCCTGCTTGATAAACTGGAAATCAACCCCCAGATTTTTTACCAGGGAAAATACAAGAGTGCGACGGAACCTTTTCGCCTTACCCGGATGAGTGAAGCCAACCGGATTCAGACTACTGCTTTTCTGCAAGATTTTTACCGGCATTTCCTGAGTGGCATTGCCCTGGCAAGAAATCTGGATACAGCTGCGCTTGCCAGATATGCAGCGCAGGGTGTAATTCAGCAGCCTGCCGATGCCGTAAAGCTGCACCTGATTGATGGCGTGAAGTATGACGATCAGATGCAGGAAACGTTGAAGCGCGTCGTGCAGCTTGGCGAAGATGAAAGGTTGCATACCATCACCATCAGCAATTACTGGAAAGCCATTGCCGACAGCGTGCATGGGCAGGGAGCCGGCCAGCCTGCCATAGCTCTGATTTACGCACAAGGCGAAATCATTGATGGCAGTGCAGAAAACCAGCCCAGAGATCAGGTCATTGCAGCCGATGACTACATCAAATGGATCCGGGAGGTGCGCAGGGATGATCGTGTAAAAGCCATTGTTTTCCGTGTAAATTCGCCCGGAGGAAGTGCGCTTGCGGCCGAGAAAATCTGGCGGGAGCTCTATCTGGCTCGCAAACAAAAACCCGTAGTGGTGTCAATGGGCGACTATGCGGCATCCGGCGGATATTATATTTCGTGCATGGCCGATAGCATTTTCATTCAACCCAATACCCTTACCGGTTCTATCGGTGTATTTACCATCATCCCCGATCTGCACGATTTCTTTCAGCATAAACTGGGGGTTAGTTTTGATGGTGTGAAAACGGCTCCTCTGGCAGATATGGGTACAATTGATCAACCCCTGACAGACGTAGAAAAAAAATGGATCCAAAATCAGATTGATACGGTATATGCAACTTTTTGTCAGCGGGTGGCTCAGGGCCGGCATATGCCAGTGGCATTGGTTGACAGCCTAGCACAAGGCCGGGTGTGGAGTGGGCTTGCGGCAGTTCTGAATGGATTGGCTGACCGGATCGGCGGACTCGATGATGCCCTGCAATGTGCAGCCCGTATGTCGCATCTCAAAACCTACCGGCTCGAGGAGTATCCACCCGTGAAAAATCCTATCCAGAAAATCATTGAAAGTTTCAATCAAGAACTGACCACAACCAAGCTCAAAGCCACACTGGGTAGCTATTATCCGCTGCTTCAGCAATGGTCAGATCTGAAATCAACCATGGGTACGCCTCAGGCTAGGCTTCCTTTCTGGATCTTTTTGCCTTGATTTAACGGAACAGATCCCCCAATGTCGGGAAGTGTTTCTTAAGTTTGCATCGTTTTTTTGCAACATGGAATATCCGTACAGTCAATTCAGGGCTATGATGGCCGTGGCAAGGGCCAGTTTTATTGCCATCCTCAAAAGCCCGTCTGCTGTCGTGTTTAGCATAGCATTTCCGCTGGCTTTTATTCTGGTGTTTGGGTTTATTGGCCAGAATCAGGTTTTGCTGAAAGTGGGCTTTACGTCCCAAACGGATGTGCATAGCCCTATTTATCGGGCGTTGGTGCAGATTCCTTCTTTGAAGATAGTGCAGGAGCCCCAGCAGCAACTGCTGGCTGATTTGCAGAAAGGGCGGATTGATGGTATTCTGGAAATTGATAGCACGGGTACCCATCATGCAGATCCAGCTCCGCCGTATCATGTCAGTGTGTTGTTATCAACCGCCAATGCCGGTACAGCACCTGTTCTGGAAGGAGTGGTGAGCAATACCATTTACCGGATAGATTCCACGCTATTTCCAAATCGACAATCTGTAGCGAAACTGGAAGTGAAACAGATTCCCGGCCGCAGATATAAGCCTATTGACTTTATTCTGCCTGGAATGCTGGGCTTTGCCCTCCTCAGTGCCGGCATTTTCGGTACAGCATTCGTATTTTTTAATCTCAGGCAAACACTTGTACTGAAACGTTTTTTTGCCACACCTATCAAAAAAGGCTACATCGTGTTGGGTGAAGCCATTGCCCGGGTAGTGTTTCAGCTGCTCAATGCCATCATTATCATTGCTCTGGGTTATTTTGTGTTTGGATTTACCCTGTATCACGGGTGGATTACAGTTTTGGAGATGCTGCTGTTGTCGTTCGTTGCGCTGATAGTGTTTATGGGTTTTGGTTTTATCATCAGCAGCATTGCCCGCAATGAAAGCAGCATTCCGCCGCTTGCCAATATTGTAACGCTGCCGCAGTTTTTGCTGGCTGGTACTTTTTTCCCGATTGATGTATTGCCCGGTTGGTTGCAACCCATTTGCAGAATCATGCCATTGAGTTATTTAAATACGGCTCTGCGTTCTGTAGCATTTGAAGGAGCATCTTTTCACCAGATTGCAGGTCCTTTGCTGGGAA from Thermoflavifilum aggregans encodes the following:
- a CDS encoding rhodanese-like domain-containing protein encodes the protein MDKITVEELKQRMDAGEELYILDVREPHEHEEFNIGGKLLPLGDIRAMMIDEIEDWKDKEVIVYCRSGNRSGQACLLLETFGFVRPRNLEGGILRWKEKFGG
- a CDS encoding MG2 domain-containing protein, giving the protein MKNGLVFGLWVILLLGALSFVAEDPLGERILQALHQFHQQYPQEKVYVQLDKDYYAAGETIWFKAYVTLNRTPTPLSTNLYVELINARGEIVKRDILPIEHGGAAGDFELSEQTPPGAYRIRAYTAWMLNFDHAFLFHKDIRIFPALARGQSIPDSLVQQAASVHASTQLHYSVKFLPEGGDLVVGLPSVVAFAAVDENGLPINVDGKVIDDQGHQVATIHSVHDGMGSFTLTPQPGRLYRAVFTQSNGAVQSFDLPKAQPEGIVLHVLNSYTVPSRIFFNVLRSEQHKERYNHLKIVAQMEEVPIFMADINFDEGLSGGMIPTDRLPSGVLHITVFDTTATPLAERLVFVRQPDELHVKLTTDELHNNPRSLNLWQLSAPDAVNGHFSISITDADALLSFPDENNILSYTLLNSDIKGYIYHPGWYFRNTDTATLKALDLVMLTHGWRRFVWEKILQNQFPTIRYPAENANLVIKGQAYAMNGGSVNMIIRVPADTQTFFVSAPVNNLGEFMVTGLKFHDTAQVFFQGQTGKDQYSSENIHLSGSFTDNLAQIPLESPLYPPVIRDKQQLIQFLTAANERNRINRMMISRSILLQSVTITGEKKTAAQKLDEEYTSGMFRGGDAVSFDLTQEHAAYLNIFQYLQGRVAGLSITGDPNDPVITWRGGRPALYLDEMPVDAQTLSSINVNDIALVKVFRPPFMGGFNGANGAIAVYTKKGGGSSTTGGLARDKKVGYTLVKQFYSPDYGVTNSNNDLPDQRITLYWNPDLLSDSLNGPARIRFYNNDFTRRYHVVIEGMDDRGRIGRLDTVLSVGP
- a CDS encoding deoxynucleoside kinase — its product is MIYRFITIEGNIGAGKTTLAKMLGDRLKARLMLEQFADNPFLPKFYENPKQYAFPLELFFLAERYQQMKSMFAKPDLFADVLISDYILLKSLLFARINLSDDEYHLFHRLFDIIHPQVPQPDLLIFLYAPVARLQQNIRKRNRSYEQHIADEYLFKIQEMYVQFIRQQSLPTLMIDVSDADFEHEPEQFEQIVHALDYEYEPGVHYLSL
- the folK gene encoding 2-amino-4-hydroxy-6-hydroxymethyldihydropteridine diphosphokinase — protein: MSDIILLLGGNLGDRYAYLQKATAAIQTRMGEVVEVSAIYETACWGGDQQPDYLNQALRIQTTLLPEQVLDAALGIEAELGRVRTRMWEPRVMDIDLIFYDRLVYHSERLILPHPRIAVRKFVLIPLAELIPGYIHPVYHKSIAELLNLCPDPSAVKYWKPHPQPTPSQNPSLVSAS
- the sppA gene encoding signal peptide peptidase SppA is translated as MKRFLSSFLASLLALIVFFLLCFFLLMGIVSGLTMTTKKVSVESGSWLVMDLSKPLLEQELQNPFLAIAGSGQTTIMGLHNVVTAIHRAARDQRIAGIYLKLGETPNGFATSEEIRNALEDFKHQSHKPIYAYGDIASQQAYYIASVADSIFLNPRGIFEFRGFAVRLAFLKGLLDKLEINPQIFYQGKYKSATEPFRLTRMSEANRIQTTAFLQDFYRHFLSGIALARNLDTAALARYAAQGVIQQPADAVKLHLIDGVKYDDQMQETLKRVVQLGEDERLHTITISNYWKAIADSVHGQGAGQPAIALIYAQGEIIDGSAENQPRDQVIAADDYIKWIREVRRDDRVKAIVFRVNSPGGSALAAEKIWRELYLARKQKPVVVSMGDYAASGGYYISCMADSIFIQPNTLTGSIGVFTIIPDLHDFFQHKLGVSFDGVKTAPLADMGTIDQPLTDVEKKWIQNQIDTVYATFCQRVAQGRHMPVALVDSLAQGRVWSGLAAVLNGLADRIGGLDDALQCAARMSHLKTYRLEEYPPVKNPIQKIIESFNQELTTTKLKATLGSYYPLLQQWSDLKSTMGTPQARLPFWIFLP
- a CDS encoding ABC transporter permease — encoded protein: MEYPYSQFRAMMAVARASFIAILKSPSAVVFSIAFPLAFILVFGFIGQNQVLLKVGFTSQTDVHSPIYRALVQIPSLKIVQEPQQQLLADLQKGRIDGILEIDSTGTHHADPAPPYHVSVLLSTANAGTAPVLEGVVSNTIYRIDSTLFPNRQSVAKLEVKQIPGRRYKPIDFILPGMLGFALLSAGIFGTAFVFFNLRQTLVLKRFFATPIKKGYIVLGEAIARVVFQLLNAIIIIALGYFVFGFTLYHGWITVLEMLLLSFVALIVFMGFGFIISSIARNESSIPPLANIVTLPQFLLAGTFFPIDVLPGWLQPICRIMPLSYLNTALRSVAFEGASFHQIAGPLLGICIWGVVIYAITFRVFRWE